A region of Papilio machaon chromosome 22, ilPapMach1.1, whole genome shotgun sequence DNA encodes the following proteins:
- the LOC106719346 gene encoding E3 ubiquitin-protein ligase UBR1 has protein sequence MSSLPPVELEVEVVDDSMEDDTTDMIPADRFTLPARADAVVELWRAKLAEGVLSPAHFQDHWRVTVPRIYSPQPNRTCLDWSFDEELAQKLLIQPLEQFVWGGSDASQAPMPRRSTLCGRVFKQGEPAYSCRECGMDNTCVLCVECFKVSAHRHHKYKMGQSGGGGCCDCGDTEAWKRDPFCELHTAPENDEQESQTSISADVVERMKILASVCFSYCFRLLTLDHAPGLPNELRLKDGERDLLQILDQPDCYCTVMYNDETHTFEQVIATLTRVLKANHRDAVELVSLIDREGRALVKCNSFQICDKLKTDIEAFTSRHGPVLKVLVMHAHVVAHQHYAMKLLHWLQNFVCKEPSLRLAVSQVALGSEVGGAVGAGGVAGAGGVAAGVMQNDCRMWKAARTAWHRLLIATTLMDYDTKRNMAILFTKYYGSMLKDFIRDDHDHSFSISSMSVQLFTTPTLAHHLIAKHDALFVVMNTFVSECLRRCNSKGRLEFDRNHVSMAFKRAQFILYDVKYLLGSVPTTFDDDLRKGFLHGLSLIISLLVMMQGMDSVVRQRGQHMEYEPEWESAFNLHVKLANSITLALEWCGAERGLLASAYRMALRRHADTCTHEPHQLRELGNQSALVIPYDVSSEPVSIHRPLSRFIAGLHLHLQRHGLAYHSREFDRHDRPKPTPEELIEPVLCTMAMIAQVHAGMWRRNGYALLNQLYFYHNVKCRTEMLDRDVVMLQIGASLIESNEFIIHVLNKFNLLEWAAPDFEQQNVEYDTLRQTSSMVEEFLGLLITVVGSRYVPGVGEVSNEDRTKKEIIQMLCVKPMPHSELNRSLPEDQLHETGLEAVIHEVADFVKPKGGNNRGMYKLKPHLYDEYDTFFYHYTREELSKSEEEQRNRRKAAGLPECCPPPPLPKLSPAFRLLASLLQSDAALHVLRCVLERALDLRARAFSETQVHKALHLIGYAVRDEESGHYEFLAFAESAQRSGLLDLLQKLCSCARVEPHLPLAKWLLARLKALLGQPDEHAGDGDNMDTDQGQKASEDSADVEKSRRAKLAAERRAKLMDQMKAQMNKFISNNAVLFEETNTEVTAEEQELRPLYAGAALGVWGGGVPDPPRVCIMCQEEARVELNVEPLVLVAFVQQSTVLSRLRGVVSCPRDAYLAAGVGSQPHVSTCGHALHARCWRKYVDGVRDKEKIRPYRLRQPAAFDVEKREYLCPLCERLCNTALPLVPAPTLPPGSPPPLSEDTYNDSVELILRMRHQVSSEAVHVCTEYCEDIHCVARARSVGATSSETEEEPEPEPEVYSSTHAETVLSPELMAHFSASPSSQNQAFTLVEDFVRTMPLVCNSMETGGLVAIAALYRSTAYTVMSTNSVLQAEERPLLGELPSRHRDALQALIRLAAAMPSIWETPKHVSHHALCTLHALAKTSPLTHEVFGALVALVLTVPSLFCKPAGPARPTHLARQIALDAFRAEMTKALIALDVSACTSQPMEDQEEYKIPADLENLLPLMKELRRGNLQIEELSAPEVWEKLKRQCHTFLRCCCLFFHFLSDIIPPTELTVRDGDTWEVMCGYLNLPATFRELMDTPLARKKALEWSSYSNKWFRGDLKPEIVLDPGEPPRLVPLPDDFSELMNVMSEFSCPNSEREDSKFPTMCLVCGQILCSQSYCCQIEVSGRGGVTEHVGAVVAHAAQCGAGSGVFLRVRDCELLLLAAAAPSRGAMLPAPYLDTYGETDQGLRRGNPLHLCPERYERLRMVWLSHGVHERIARGLDANVMVGNTWQNM, from the exons ATGAGTTCTCTACCGCCGGTGGAGCTGGAGGTGGAGGTGGTGGATGACTCCATGGAGGATGATACCACCGACATGATCCCCGCTGACAG GTTCACATTGCCGGCGCGTGCTGACGCTGTGGTGGAGCTGTGGCGCGCCAAGTTGGCGGAAGGCGTGCTCTCCCCCGCGCACTTCCAGGATCACTGGAGGGTCACCGTGCCCAGGATATACTCGCCGCAACCAAACAGGACATGTCTCG ATTGGTCGTTCGACGAGGAGCTGGCTCAGAAGCTGTTGATCCAGCCGCTGGAGCAGTTCGTATGGGGCGGCAGTGACGCCTCGCAGGCGCCGATGCCGCGCCGCTCCACTCTTTGCGGACGCGTCTTCAAGCAGGGCGAGCCCGCCTACAGCTGCAGAGAGTGCG GTATGGACAACACTTGCGTGCTTTGCGTGGAGTGCTTCAAGGTGTCAGCGCACCGGCACCACAAGTACAAGATGGGTCAGTCTGGTGGTGGCGGCTGCTGCGACTGCGGAGACACCGAGGCCTGGAAACGAGATCCATTCTGCGAACTTCACACC GCACCAGAGAACGACGAACAAGAGTCGCAGACCAGCATCAGCGCTGATGTGGTGGAGCGCATGAAGATCCTCGCCTCCGTCTGCTTCTCCTATTGCTTCCGGCTGCTGACCCTCGACCACGCTCCCGGTCTGCCTAACGAACTTAG GCTGAAGGATGGAGAGAGAGATCTGCTGCAGATCCTGGACCAACCGGACTGCTACTGCACCGTCATGTACAACGACGAGACACATACCTTCGAACAG gTGATAGCGACTCTGACTCGCGTGCTGAAGGCGAACCACCGCGACGCCGTGGAGCTGGTCAGCCTCATTGACCGCGAGGGTCGCGCCCTCGTCAAGTGCAACTCCTTCCAGATATGTGACAAGCTCAAGACTGATATCGAGGC GTTCACATCTCGACACGGGCCAGTGCTGAAGGTGCTCGTGATGCACGCGCACGTCGTCGCCCACCAGCACTACGCCATGAAGCTGCTGCACTG GCTTCAGAACTTCGTATGCAAGGAGCCGTCTCTCCGTCTGGCTGTGAGTCAGGTAGCGCTGGGGTCCGAGGTGGGCGGGGCTGTGGGCGCGGGGGGCGTGGCGGGAGCGGGGGGCGTGGCCGCCGGTGTCATGCAGAATGACTGCCGCATGTGGAAGGCGGCGCGCACCGCATGGCACCGCCTCCTCATTGCCACCACGCTCATGGATTATGACACAAAGCGGAATATGGCGATATTGTTCACCAAATACTACG GGTCGATGTTAAAGGACTTTATCCGGGATGATCATGACCACTCTTTCTCCATCTCCTCGATGTCGGTGCAGCTGTTCACCACACCCACTCTCGCCCACCATCTTATTGCGAAGCACGATGCGTTATTCGTCGTAATGAATACCTTCGTTAGTGAATGCCTCAGGCGGTGTAATAGCAAG GGTCGTCTGGAATTCGATCGCAACCATGTATCTATGGCGTTCAAGCGAGCTCAGTTCATTTTATACGACGTGAAGTACCTCCTTGGCTCTGTGCCGACCACCTTTGATGATGATCTGCGCAAAGGATTCCTGCATGGACTCTCCCTCATCATCTCCCTGCTGGTTATGATGCAGGGCATGGACTCTGTTGTCAGACAG CGCGGTCAGCATATGGAATACGAGCCGGAGTGGGAGTCCGCGTTCAATTTGCACGTGAAGCTGGCCAACAGCATCACCCTGGCGCTGGAGTGGTGCGGTGCTGAGCGCGGTCTGCTCGCCTCCGCCTACCGCATGGCGCTGCGCAGACACGCAGACACGTGCACACACGAACCTCATCAGCTCAGAG AATTGGGCAACCAGAGTGCGCTGGTGATACCCTACGATGTGTCATCAGAGCCGGTGTCAATCCATCGGCCATTGTCGCGTTTCATCGCCGGTCTGCATCTCCATCTGCAGCGACATGGCCTCGCCTACCACAGCAGGGAGTTCGACCGACATGATAGACCCAAACCTACACCAGAGGAACTCATTG AGCCGGTGTTATGTACAATGGCGATGATAGCGCAAGTACACGCAGGAATGTGGCGGCGCAATGGTTACGCTCTTCTCAACCAGCTCTACTTCTACCACAACGTGAAATGCCGCACAGAGATGCTGGACCGCGATGTTGTCATGCTGCAG aTCGGTGCATCCCTTATTGAGAGCAACGAGTTCATAATCCACGTACTGAACAAGTTCAACCTGCTGGAGTGGGCTGCACCTGACTTCGAGCAGCAGAACGTGGAGTATGACACCTTGCGTCAGACCAGCAGCATGGTTGAGGAGTTCCTCGGTCTGCTCATCACTG TGGTTGGATCTCGGTATGTGCCTGGTGTTGGTGAGGTTAGCAACGAGGATCGCACCAAGAAGGAGATCATACAGATGCTGTGTGTCAAACCCATGCCACACTCTGAACTCAACAG ATCTCTCCCAGAAGACCAGTTGCACGAAACCGGTTTGGAAGCTGTGATCCATGAAGTGGCAGACTTTGTGAAACCGAAGGGTGGCAACAATCGTGGCATGTACAAACTGAAGCCGCATTTGTATGATGAATATGATACATTCTTCTATCATTATACACGAGAGGAACTGTCCAAGAGTGAGGAGGAGCAGAGGAATAGACGGAAGGCTGCTG GGTTACCGGAGTGCTGTCCTCCACCGCCGCTGCCGAAGTTGTCTCCTGCATTCCGCCTGCTGGCCAGTCTGCTGCAGAGTGACGCGGCGCTGCACGTGCTGCGCTGCGTGCTCGAGCGCGCCCTAGATCTGCGCGCGCGCGCCTTCTCCGAAACACAAGTGCATAAG GCACTACATCTGATTGGATACGCGGTGCGAGATGAAGAGAGCGGACACTACGAGTTTCTTGCGTTCGCGGAGAGCGCACAGCGCAGCGGTCTTCTCGACCTGCTGCAGAAGCTGTGCTCCTGCGCACGAGTGGAGCCTCATCTGCCACTCGCCAAGTGGTTGCTGGCCAGGCTCaa AGCTTTGCTGGGTCAGCCGGATGAGCATGCGGGTGATGGTGACAATATGGACACCGACCAGGGACAAAAGGCCTCCGAGGACTCTGCAG ATGTAGAGAAGAGCCGCCGCGCCAAGCTGGCTGCGGAACGTCGCGCCAAGCTGATGGATCAGATGAAGGCGCAGATGAATAAGTTCATATCCAACAACGCGGTGCTCTTCGAGGAGACCAACACTGAG GTGACGGCGGAGGAGCAGGAGCTGCGTCCGCTGTACGCGGGTGCTGCGCTGGGTGTGTGGGGGGGCGGAGTACCAGACCCGCCGCGTGTCTGCATCATGTGCCAGGAGGAG GCTCGTGTGGAACTGAACGTGGAACCCTTGGTGCTGGTTGCGTTCGTGCAGCAGTCGACAGTGCTGAGCCGGCTGAGGGGTGTGGTCAGCTGTCCTCGAGATGCCTACCTAGCTGCAGGTGTTGGATCTCAGCCTCATGTCTCCACATGCGGACATGCTCTGCATGCACGCTGCTGGAGGAAGTATGTTGATGGTGTGCGAGATAAGGAGAAGATCAg ACCGTACCGGCTGCGTCAACCGGCGGCATTCGATGTTGAGAAGCGCGAGTACCTGTGCCCGCTGTGCGAGCGGCTCTGCAACACGGCCCTCCCCCTTGTACCCGCCCCCACCCTGCCGCCCGGCTCCCCGCCCCCACTCAGCGAGGACACCTACAACGATTCTGTTGAACTTATACTGCGGATGAGGCATCAG gTGTCATCTGAGGCAGTGCACGTGTGCACGGAGTACTGCGAGGACATCCACTGCGTGGCGCGCGCCCGCAGCGTCGGCGCCACCTCCTCCGAGACGGAGGAGGAGCCCGAGCCGGAGCCCGAGGTGTATTCCTCCACGCACGCGGAGACCGTGCTCTCGCCCGAGCTGATGGCCCACTTTTCTGCCTCGCCTTCGAGCCAGAACCAGGCTTTCACGCTCGTCGAGGACTTTGTGAGG aCGATGCCGCTAGTGTGCAACTCGATGGAAACCGGTGGTCTGGTGGCGATCGCAGCCCTGTACCGCTCCACCGCGTACACGGTCATGTCTACGAACTCGGTGCTACAGGCGGAGGAGCGGCCGCTGCTGGGAGAGCTGCCCTCGCGCCACCGCGACGCGCTGCAGGCGCTCATCCGCCTCGCCGCCGCCATGCCCTCCATCTGGGAGACGCCCAAGCACGTGTCTCACCACGCGCTCTGCACGCTGCATGCCCTCGCAAAGACCTCGCCCCTCACCCACGAGGTGTTCGGTGCCCTCGTCGCCCTCGTCCTCACCGTGCCCTCTCTCTTCTGCAAGCCCGCAGGTCCCGCGCGCCCCACGCACCTCGCGAGACAGATCGCCCTCGACGCCTTCCGCGCAGAAATGACCAAGGCCCTCATCGCGCTCGACGTCAGCGCCTGCACCAGCCAGCCCATGGAGGACCAGGAGGAGTACAAAATTCCCGCCGACCTCGAAAACCTGCTACCGCTCATGAAGGAGCTACGGCGTGGCAACCTGCAGATCGAGGAGCTGAGCGCGCCCGAAGTGTGGGAGAAGCTCAAACGGCAGTGCCACACGTTCCTGAGGTGCTGCTGCCTGTTCTTCCATTTCCTGAGCGACATCATCCCGCCCACGGAGCTGACGGTGCGCGACGGAGACACCTGGGAGGTGATGTGCGGGTACCTCAACCTGCCAGCCACCTTCCGCGAGCTGATGGACACGCCGCTCGCTAGGAAGAAAGCGTTGGAGTGGTCCTCGTACTCGAACAAGTGGTTCCGCGGCGATCTCAAGCCGGAGATCGTGTTGGACCCGGGCGAGCCGCCGCGTCTCGTGCCTCTGCCCGACGACTTCTCCGAGCTGATGAACGTCATGTCCGAGTTCTCGTGCCCCAACTCGGAGCGCGAGGACAGCAAGTTCCCCACCATGTGCCTCGTGTGCGGACAGATTCTCTGCTCGCAGAGCTACTGCTGCCAGATCGAG GTGTCTGGTAGAGGCGGAGTGACTGAGCACGTGGGCGCGGTGGTGGCGCACGCGGCGCAGTGCGGTGCGGGCTCGGGCGTGTTCCTGCGCGTGCGCGACTGCGAGCTGCTGTTGCTCGCCGCCGCAGCGCCTTCGCGCGGCGCCATGCTGCCTGCGCCTTATCTAGATACCTACGGAGAGACCGACCAG GGTCTGCGTCGCGGCAACCCGCTGCACTTGTGCCCCGAGCGGTACGAGCGTCTGCGCATGGTGTGGCTGTCGCATGGCGTGCATGAGCGCATCGCGCGCGGCCTCGATGCCAATGTAATGGTGGGCAACACATGGCAGAACATGTGA
- the LOC106719358 gene encoding putative Ras-related protein Rab-33: MTGSSNDHNIAGLKQKKVFKIIVLGDSGVGKTCLTYRFCEGQFLDKSEATIGVDFRERTVRICNEEIKLQLWDTAGQERFRKSMVQHYYRNVHAVVIVYDVTKPETFHSIASWMQEVESHGLTGAPRVLVGNKCDCGTPESRLATAYAQRLADKHGMPLFETSALLDSECDNVESIFMTLAHKLYSKQPLRVVRVEGEPGYGVVTLPRQRKPHVTTGTDNCLCS; encoded by the exons ATGACGGGTTCAAGCAATGATCATAATATAGCTGGTCTGAAGCAAAAGaaagttttcaaaataattgttttaggTGATTCTGGCGTGGGAAAGACGTGCCTTACGTACCGCTTCTGCGAAGGTCAATTCCTCGATAAATCTGAAGCCACGATCGGGGTAGATTTCAGAGAAAGGACTGTACGGATATGTAACGAAGagataaag CTTCAGCTGTGGGACACAGCGGGACAGGAGAGGTTTCGCAAGTCAATGGTCCAGCACTACTACAGAAATGTGCACGCTGTGGTCATTGTCTATGACGTCACCAAGCCGGAGACATTTCAT TCAATAGCAAGCTGGATGCAGGAGGTGGAGTCTCACGGACTGACAGGAGCGCCGAGGGTGCTCGTTGGCAACAAGTGTGACTGCGGCACGCCGGAGTCCCGTCTTGCTACTGCATATGCACAGCGACTGGCTGATAAGCATGGCATGCCT TTGTTTGAGACGTCAGCTCTACTGGACAGCGAGTGTGACAATGTGGAGTCAATTTTTATGACTTTGGCACACAAGTTATACTCCAAGCAGCCCCTTAGGGTTGTCAGAGTTgag GGTGAACCAGGGTACGGTGTGGTGACACTGCCGCGTCAGAGGAAACCTCATGTTACCACGGGTACTGACAACTGTCTTTGCAGCTAG